A region from the Nostoc sp. HK-01 genome encodes:
- a CDS encoding response regulator receiver protein, with amino-acid sequence MQGNLNEIDIRSILQLIALGQRTGQLLVEAGFHKQDNLSQDETLRHRHSKNSRKKSWFVFFLNGQIIYCQAGESNLSRIDDYLRHYRIDTGLEQKQHTSLATQNVPEYGYLWTLLERSIISPKIAHSIIHRLVQETLFDLLSLHQGSFTFRQGAALAPQLTSLEIAPLVARITQQVQEWKRLYPQIQSPEQLPVLADTTELRSSLPEATVNKLQHWADGKTSLRQLSRYLNRDLLTVAKAIYPYVLQGWLQLVDSATTNSKTFIPELGGEENHRPRIVCIDDTTTICEAVESILKLHGYEAIALTQPLEALGLLFQLRPDLILCDIAMPELDGYEICNMLRHSTAFRLVPIIMLTGKEGFIDRVRARMVGATDYLTKPFDDSELLMLVEKYVNYKSFMGTPKK; translated from the coding sequence ATGCAGGGAAATTTAAATGAAATTGATATTCGCAGTATTTTGCAATTGATTGCTTTAGGTCAGAGAACTGGACAACTTTTAGTAGAAGCTGGCTTTCACAAGCAAGATAATCTCAGCCAGGATGAGACTCTCAGACATCGCCATAGTAAAAATAGCAGAAAAAAATCTTGGTTTGTCTTTTTTCTCAATGGTCAAATTATCTATTGCCAAGCTGGTGAGAGTAATTTATCGCGGATTGACGATTATTTGCGCCATTATCGCATCGACACCGGACTTGAGCAAAAGCAACATACTTCACTAGCCACCCAAAATGTCCCAGAGTATGGCTATTTGTGGACACTTCTAGAGCGAAGTATCATCAGCCCCAAGATAGCTCATAGTATTATTCACCGCTTAGTGCAAGAAACATTATTTGATTTATTGAGTTTACACCAAGGTAGTTTCACATTTCGTCAAGGAGCAGCCTTGGCTCCACAATTAACTAGTTTAGAAATTGCGCCTCTAGTTGCCAGAATCACTCAACAAGTCCAAGAATGGAAGCGCCTATATCCGCAAATTCAGTCTCCCGAACAACTACCCGTGTTAGCTGACACAACAGAACTACGCTCCTCATTACCAGAGGCAACAGTAAATAAGCTACAGCATTGGGCTGATGGTAAAACATCACTGCGACAACTGTCACGTTATTTAAATCGAGATTTATTGACAGTTGCTAAGGCAATATATCCTTATGTACTACAGGGTTGGTTGCAACTAGTAGATTCAGCGACAACTAATTCCAAAACATTCATCCCAGAGTTGGGAGGAGAAGAAAACCATCGCCCACGGATAGTTTGTATTGATGATACAACCACGATTTGTGAGGCTGTTGAGTCGATTTTAAAGTTACATGGTTATGAAGCGATCGCGCTGACTCAACCCTTAGAAGCTCTTGGTTTGCTATTTCAACTACGACCTGATTTAATTTTGTGCGACATTGCCATGCCGGAACTAGATGGTTATGAAATTTGCAATATGCTGCGCCATTCCACCGCATTTCGGTTAGTGCCGATTATTATGCTGACTGGTAAAGAGGGCTTTATTGATCGAGTCAGAGCCAGGATGGTTGGGGCAACAGATTATTTAACCAAACCATTTGATGATTCCGAATTACTCATGCTTGTGGAGAAATATGTTAATTACAAGTCTTTTATGGGAACACCAAAGAAATAG
- a CDS encoding cytochrome c assembly protein translates to MNLVVLQNWLDNAAFAVLFLTMLVYWGGAAFPNLPALAALGTAGMAIANLCIATLLGARWIEAGYFPLSNLYESLFFLTWGITAVHLIAENGTRSRLVGVFTTPVAMGITAFAALTLPSTMQAAEPLVPALKSNWLMMHVSVMMLSYSALMVGSILAIAFLVVTRGQNIELQGSSVGTGGYRTNGYRLHKAGELVTQSATPVSENNGSARRFENNTNNGNTAVLNLVTATPSGTIETAKVLSPQRLSLADTLDNISYRIIGLGFPLLTIGIIAGGVWANEAWGSYWSWDPKETWALITWLVFAAYLHARITRGWQGRRPAILAASGFVVVWICYLGVNLLGKGLHSYGWFF, encoded by the coding sequence ATGAATCTGGTTGTACTCCAGAACTGGCTAGACAACGCCGCATTTGCTGTGTTATTTCTCACCATGCTGGTTTACTGGGGAGGAGCAGCTTTTCCAAATCTGCCAGCACTGGCTGCTTTGGGAACAGCCGGAATGGCGATCGCTAATTTGTGCATCGCTACCCTTTTAGGCGCAAGATGGATAGAGGCAGGTTATTTTCCCTTGAGTAACTTGTACGAGTCGCTGTTCTTTTTGACTTGGGGGATTACAGCAGTCCATTTAATTGCGGAAAATGGTACTCGTAGCCGCTTGGTAGGAGTTTTTACTACACCTGTCGCAATGGGAATCACTGCCTTTGCTGCCCTAACCTTACCATCTACAATGCAAGCCGCAGAACCATTAGTACCAGCATTAAAGTCTAACTGGTTGATGATGCACGTCAGCGTGATGATGTTGAGCTACTCTGCTTTAATGGTAGGTTCAATATTAGCGATCGCTTTTCTGGTGGTGACACGCGGTCAAAATATCGAACTACAAGGCAGTTCAGTTGGTACTGGTGGCTACCGCACCAATGGTTATCGCTTACACAAAGCAGGTGAACTAGTAACTCAATCAGCAACACCTGTCAGTGAAAATAATGGTTCTGCTCGTCGTTTTGAAAACAATACTAATAACGGCAACACCGCCGTTTTGAACTTGGTAACAGCAACCCCATCAGGAACCATAGAAACCGCAAAAGTTCTTTCACCCCAACGTCTCAGTCTGGCCGATACCCTAGACAATATTAGCTATCGCATCATTGGGCTAGGATTTCCCCTGCTGACCATTGGGATTATTGCTGGCGGTGTTTGGGCTAACGAAGCTTGGGGTTCTTACTGGAGTTGGGACCCGAAAGAAACCTGGGCCTTAATTACTTGGTTAGTTTTTGCAGCTTACCTCCACGCTAGAATTACTCGCGGTTGGCAAGGTCGTCGCCCCGCAATTTTAGCGGCAAGTGGCTTTGTTGTCGTCTGGATTTGTTATCTTGGTGTGAATCTTTTAGGTAAAGGATTACATTCTTACGGGTGGTTTTTTTAA
- a CDS encoding putative CheW protein: MVSKPDFLSGSGQDHFRPELQVESPEGELHLRFYIPSHQEFALPATGIREVLELSPDRITPIPNASPLLLGTLNLRGRVIWVADLGQFLGEGTALNTDRAEIPVIAIEEQETIVGLAVEEVGGMDWLDVQHLMPPTNLPDTMAPFLRGEWLLGAKNNQCLRLLDQTAIVRSARWAG, encoded by the coding sequence ATGGTCAGCAAACCGGACTTTTTGAGTGGCAGTGGCCAAGACCACTTTCGGCCTGAATTACAAGTAGAAAGTCCTGAAGGTGAGTTACATTTACGTTTTTATATTCCCTCGCATCAGGAGTTTGCCCTACCAGCTACTGGTATCCGAGAAGTCTTGGAATTAAGTCCTGATAGAATTACCCCGATTCCTAATGCTTCTCCTTTACTTTTGGGTACTCTAAATTTACGAGGTCGAGTAATTTGGGTAGCTGATTTAGGTCAATTTCTTGGCGAAGGAACAGCGCTAAATACGGATAGAGCAGAAATTCCCGTAATTGCGATCGAGGAGCAGGAAACAATAGTCGGTTTAGCAGTGGAAGAAGTCGGCGGTATGGATTGGCTAGATGTACAACATCTGATGCCACCAACAAATCTACCAGATACGATGGCTCCCTTTTTGCGTGGTGAGTGGTTATTAGGTGCTAAAAACAACCAGTGTCTAAGATTGCTTGATCAAACGGCGATTGTGCGGAGTGCAAGGTGGGCAGGATGA
- a CDS encoding methyl-accepting chemotaxis sensory transducer, which yields MAATIDDYLETYQQACTAYAEQDYEFAATLVDQVVENVPDDPNCHLLRGHVYYVLQQYDIAKAEYQQVLQLTDEPEIISFAKNGLENIHQYLQPLEEAIPLEIDQSINFASIADSSELDTADLQDLGAFANLDSQSFDLSSFEESQSSLNPFDVPTDSIVMNKTVEESPSLMADPFAVNQDENSSDLHSNPEEEIALDLPAFWQEDISGINLDDSGITNSPFDSGTTSSQASSPFDSNSVDSPFAPVDLLTSNILDTSSEPLLTEQYAEPNIASFDLKMGILDEILPKSPEDILNVDAKTNQDNVFAAKPSNWLEKIEFPDNSETTNSSVNDDFSLQNSPLKAGTTLDTNSFDGDDNFDFEAFESAFGSDEFKTDEDTNGLLSSENSKSNIEFLDDFDEFDDLGNIPGFDLADSDVSFGDVALSGPLEAHSSPRSKFTETAVNNVNNGSSDRDEELFTITGSQEAVPIFTQTDVSKLEPVASVEQGWLAPLENASLDMKPFLVAGTVGIFSAMVVAIVSFGATSFSPPQQRESIRNTGWAMSLAAGISGFATAAFMGNLTLKQIRRTTKDLQNQFDAVRQGNLNVQATVYSEDELGLLSTGFNEMARVIFTTTNEAQRKADEQEEAKENLQRQVIRLLDDVEGAARGDLTVQAEVTADVLGAVADAFNLTIQNLRDIVQQVKVAAREVTKGATNSETFARALSSDALRQAEELAVTLNSVQVMTDSIQRVAEAAREAETVARDASSIALKGGEAVENTVAGILEIRETVAETTRKVKRLAESSQEISKIVALISQIASRTNLLALNASIEAARAGEAGRGFAIVADEVRQLADKSAKSLKEIEQIVMQIQSETGSVMTAMEEGTQQVIKGTKLAEEAKRSLENIIQVANRIDILVRSITSDTVEQTETSRAVAQVMQSVELTAQETSQEAQRVSGALQNLVGVSRDLIASVERFRVDTLESK from the coding sequence ATGGCAGCAACAATAGATGATTATCTCGAAACATATCAGCAGGCTTGTACAGCCTACGCAGAACAAGACTATGAATTCGCTGCTACCTTAGTCGATCAGGTAGTAGAAAATGTACCAGATGACCCCAACTGCCATTTGTTAAGGGGTCACGTCTACTACGTTTTGCAACAGTACGATATTGCCAAAGCAGAATATCAACAAGTATTGCAGTTGACTGATGAACCAGAAATTATCAGTTTTGCCAAAAATGGTCTAGAGAATATCCATCAATATTTACAGCCTCTAGAAGAAGCTATACCGCTGGAAATTGATCAGTCAATCAATTTTGCCAGTATCGCTGATTCCTCAGAACTTGATACAGCAGACTTACAAGATTTAGGAGCTTTTGCTAACTTAGATAGCCAAAGCTTTGATTTAAGCAGTTTTGAAGAATCTCAGTCATCTTTAAACCCATTTGATGTTCCCACAGACAGCATTGTTATGAACAAAACGGTTGAAGAATCTCCATCTTTAATGGCTGATCCTTTTGCCGTGAATCAAGATGAAAATAGTTCTGATCTGCATAGCAATCCAGAGGAAGAAATCGCCTTAGATTTACCAGCTTTTTGGCAAGAAGATATTTCAGGAATCAATTTAGATGATTCAGGAATCACAAATAGCCCCTTTGATAGTGGGACAACTTCGAGTCAAGCAAGTTCACCCTTTGATAGCAATAGCGTTGATTCTCCTTTTGCACCAGTTGATTTATTAACGAGTAATATTTTAGATACTTCATCTGAACCTTTATTAACAGAACAGTATGCAGAGCCAAACATAGCAAGTTTTGATTTAAAAATGGGTATTCTGGATGAAATTTTACCCAAATCACCAGAAGATATCCTGAATGTGGATGCAAAAACCAATCAAGATAATGTATTCGCGGCTAAACCAAGTAATTGGTTAGAAAAAATAGAATTTCCTGATAATTCTGAAACTACCAACTCATCTGTTAATGATGATTTTTCTTTGCAAAACTCTCCTTTAAAAGCTGGCACAACTTTAGACACCAACTCTTTTGATGGTGATGATAACTTTGATTTTGAAGCGTTTGAGTCTGCTTTTGGCTCAGATGAATTCAAAACTGATGAAGATACAAACGGTCTGCTCAGTAGTGAAAATTCCAAAAGTAATATCGAATTTTTAGATGATTTTGATGAATTTGACGACCTCGGTAATATTCCTGGATTTGACTTAGCAGACTCAGATGTGAGCTTTGGCGATGTGGCACTATCTGGGCCGCTAGAAGCTCATAGTAGTCCTCGCAGTAAATTTACTGAAACGGCTGTTAATAATGTTAATAATGGCAGTAGCGATCGCGATGAAGAACTATTCACCATTACTGGTTCTCAAGAAGCCGTACCGATATTTACCCAAACTGATGTCTCAAAACTAGAGCCTGTTGCCAGTGTTGAGCAAGGCTGGTTAGCACCATTGGAAAATGCTTCTTTAGATATGAAGCCTTTTTTGGTAGCTGGGACTGTCGGTATTTTCTCGGCAATGGTTGTTGCTATTGTGAGCTTTGGCGCGACTTCCTTTTCGCCACCGCAACAGCGAGAATCCATCCGCAACACTGGCTGGGCTATGTCTCTCGCCGCTGGGATTTCGGGATTTGCCACTGCTGCTTTTATGGGCAATCTCACTCTCAAGCAAATTCGCCGCACAACCAAGGATTTGCAAAATCAGTTTGATGCTGTCCGCCAAGGCAATCTCAATGTCCAAGCTACAGTCTATTCCGAAGATGAATTAGGGCTGTTATCCACCGGCTTTAACGAAATGGCGCGGGTAATTTTTACAACTACCAATGAAGCCCAACGCAAAGCCGATGAACAAGAAGAAGCCAAGGAAAATCTACAACGGCAAGTAATTCGCTTGTTGGACGACGTAGAAGGGGCAGCCAGAGGTGATTTGACAGTGCAAGCTGAGGTGACAGCCGACGTATTGGGAGCCGTTGCTGATGCCTTTAACCTGACAATTCAAAACCTGCGCGATATTGTCCAACAGGTAAAAGTAGCAGCGCGGGAAGTAACCAAAGGTGCAACAAATTCCGAAACCTTTGCCAGAGCCTTATCAAGTGATGCTTTACGCCAAGCTGAAGAGTTAGCTGTCACCTTAAATTCTGTGCAAGTGATGACAGACTCGATTCAGAGGGTAGCTGAAGCCGCGCGGGAAGCTGAAACTGTTGCCCGTGATGCTAGTAGCATTGCGCTCAAAGGTGGGGAAGCCGTAGAAAACACCGTAGCTGGGATTTTAGAAATTCGGGAAACTGTGGCGGAAACCACCCGCAAAGTGAAACGGTTGGCAGAATCTTCCCAAGAAATTTCTAAGATTGTGGCGTTAATTTCCCAAATTGCTTCTCGTACCAACTTACTCGCACTCAACGCCAGTATTGAGGCGGCGCGGGCGGGCGAAGCGGGAAGAGGGTTTGCAATTGTTGCGGATGAAGTGCGCCAGTTAGCCGACAAATCTGCCAAATCCTTAAAGGAAATTGAACAGATTGTGATGCAAATCCAAAGTGAAACCGGCTCAGTTATGACCGCAATGGAAGAAGGCACACAACAGGTAATTAAAGGCACAAAACTAGCAGAAGAAGCCAAGCGATCGCTGGAAAATATTATTCAAGTGGCGAATCGCATTGATATTCTTGTGCGTTCAATTACCAGCGATACCGTAGAACAGACAGAAACTTCCCGTGCTGTCGCTCAAGTTATGCAATCAGTAGAACTCACAGCCCAAGAAACCTCCCAAGAAGCACAACGAGTTTCTGGCGCACTCCAAAACTTAGTAGGTGTGTCCCGTGACTTAATCGCTTCCGTTGAGCGTTTCCGCGTGGATACCTTGGAATCGAAGTAA
- a CDS encoding PP-loop protein, which translates to MVWTSLHAKIHRTIRSRHLFQHHERLLVAVSGGQDSLCLIKLLLDLQSKWSWYLAIAHCDHCWRDDSQDNAHHVENLAKNWGINFYLETAKEPINSEAAARNWRYQALNAIAQQYNYQYIVTGHTASDRAETLLYNLMRGTGADGLQALTWQRPLSEKVIVIRPLLEITRQQTGQFCHDFQLPIWEDSTNQNVRYARNRIRQELIPYLQTNFNPKVESALAQTAELLQADVEYLEQAAQHLREKAMIGSGDELKLNRQVLQPAPLALQRRVMRQILIEILPDAPNFEHIEKLTALIIAPNRSQTDPFPGGAIAQVQDNWIIIKEKSL; encoded by the coding sequence ATGGTATGGACATCTCTACACGCAAAAATTCATCGTACTATCCGATCGCGTCATTTATTTCAGCATCATGAACGCCTATTAGTGGCTGTTTCTGGTGGACAAGATTCTCTATGCTTAATTAAATTACTATTAGATTTACAATCAAAATGGTCATGGTATTTAGCTATTGCTCATTGCGATCATTGCTGGCGTGATGATTCCCAGGATAATGCTCATCATGTAGAAAATTTGGCTAAAAATTGGGGTATAAATTTTTATTTAGAAACTGCTAAAGAACCCATAAATAGTGAAGCTGCGGCGCGGAATTGGCGGTATCAAGCTTTAAATGCGATCGCCCAACAATACAATTATCAATATATAGTTACTGGACACACAGCCAGCGATCGCGCCGAAACTCTGCTTTACAATTTAATGCGTGGTACTGGTGCTGATGGTTTACAAGCTTTAACTTGGCAACGTCCGTTATCGGAAAAAGTTATTGTAATACGTCCACTGTTAGAAATTACTCGTCAACAAACAGGGCAATTTTGCCATGATTTTCAATTACCTATTTGGGAAGATTCTACCAATCAAAATGTGAGGTACGCCCGCAACCGCATCCGCCAAGAATTAATTCCCTATTTACAAACAAACTTTAACCCCAAAGTAGAATCAGCTTTAGCCCAAACAGCAGAACTCCTGCAAGCAGATGTCGAGTATTTGGAACAAGCAGCCCAGCATTTACGCGAAAAAGCGATGATAGGAAGTGGGGATGAGCTAAAATTAAATCGTCAGGTATTACAACCAGCGCCATTAGCTTTACAACGCCGTGTGATGCGACAGATATTAATAGAAATTTTGCCTGACGCACCTAATTTTGAACATATTGAAAAATTAACCGCCTTAATTATCGCCCCGAATCGTTCACAAACTGATCCCTTTCCTGGTGGTGCGATCGCTCAAGTTCAAGATAACTGGATTATCATTAAGGAAAAGTCATTATAA
- a CDS encoding response regulator receiver, CheY, with the protein MSTVLIVEDSLAQREMIIDLLKATGLTVTYASDGVEALEAIQSAPPDLVVLDIVMPRMNGYEVCRRLKSDPKTQNVPVVMCSSKGEEFDRYWGMKQGADAYIAKPFQPTELVGTVKQLLRG; encoded by the coding sequence ATGAGTACAGTTCTGATTGTGGAAGACAGTCTCGCACAAAGGGAGATGATTATTGACCTCCTGAAAGCCACTGGTTTAACAGTCACATACGCCAGTGACGGAGTAGAAGCGTTGGAGGCCATTCAAAGCGCTCCTCCAGACTTGGTGGTATTGGATATTGTCATGCCACGAATGAACGGCTACGAAGTTTGCCGTCGGTTAAAATCTGACCCAAAAACCCAAAATGTCCCAGTAGTTATGTGTTCTTCTAAAGGTGAAGAATTTGACCGCTACTGGGGGATGAAACAGGGTGCGGATGCTTATATAGCCAAACCGTTTCAGCCGACGGAGTTGGTAGGAACAGTCAAACAACTCCTGCGAGGATAA